A genomic stretch from Azospirillum lipoferum 4B includes:
- a CDS encoding globin-coupled sensor protein yields the protein MSVALSNGHAKRLAAFAITDDDLAILRENRDFAERRLPGLLEQWHRHFEAWPEIQSALKRPDVHAARVDHWSRAASGRLDESFAESARRLASLFYGNGVPAYAVSICHFVVSTNIARELGLTGGGEDGMIAGLFGAAGRRTRAAQLEALTKVTWFDMELLLETYKAAEEDSKRATLNRLAGDFEDSVKSIVQGTVAASDQMQAHARRMSEIATATSRRSTDVASETEIASSSMQTVAAATEQLSASISDISRHVNESSRISSSAVDEAERTKGTVSGLVEAAQRIGEVVNLINNIASQTNLLALNATIEAARAGEAGKGFAVVANEVKHLANQTAKATEDISTQIAGMQSAAGNAAEAIHAVGRTITQINEIVTTVAATVEEQTAATQEITRNVQEVAIGARRVTGSIGQVTQSSAETGGIAQEVLSAAGLLHRQADELNRGVDDFLSRIRSAG from the coding sequence ATGAGTGTCGCGCTGTCCAACGGGCATGCCAAGCGTCTTGCCGCCTTTGCCATTACCGACGATGATCTCGCCATTCTGCGGGAGAACCGCGATTTTGCCGAGCGCAGGCTTCCCGGACTCCTTGAGCAGTGGCACCGTCACTTCGAGGCGTGGCCGGAGATCCAGTCGGCACTGAAGCGGCCGGATGTGCATGCCGCCCGTGTCGACCATTGGTCCCGCGCCGCGTCCGGACGGCTCGACGAGAGCTTCGCCGAGTCCGCCCGCCGGCTGGCGTCTCTGTTCTACGGCAACGGCGTTCCGGCCTACGCGGTCTCGATCTGCCACTTCGTCGTCAGCACGAACATCGCCCGCGAACTGGGGCTGACGGGTGGCGGGGAGGATGGCATGATCGCCGGCCTGTTCGGTGCAGCCGGCCGTCGCACCCGTGCCGCCCAGCTGGAAGCGCTGACCAAGGTGACGTGGTTCGACATGGAACTGCTGCTGGAGACCTACAAGGCCGCCGAAGAGGACAGCAAGCGCGCCACCCTGAACCGGCTGGCCGGCGATTTCGAGGACAGCGTGAAGAGCATCGTGCAGGGCACGGTCGCCGCGTCCGACCAGATGCAGGCGCATGCCCGCCGCATGTCGGAGATCGCGACCGCAACCAGCCGCCGCTCCACCGATGTCGCGTCGGAGACGGAGATCGCCTCGTCCAGCATGCAGACCGTCGCCGCCGCGACCGAGCAGCTCTCCGCTTCCATCTCCGACATCAGCCGCCACGTCAACGAATCCTCGCGCATCTCGTCCTCCGCCGTCGATGAAGCGGAGCGCACGAAGGGGACCGTCAGCGGCCTGGTCGAAGCGGCGCAGCGCATCGGCGAGGTGGTCAACCTGATCAACAACATCGCCAGCCAGACCAATCTGCTGGCCCTGAACGCCACCATCGAGGCCGCCCGCGCCGGGGAGGCCGGCAAGGGCTTCGCCGTCGTCGCCAATGAGGTGAAGCATCTGGCCAACCAGACCGCCAAGGCGACGGAGGACATCTCCACCCAGATCGCCGGCATGCAGAGCGCGGCCGGCAATGCCGCCGAGGCGATCCACGCCGTGGGCCGCACCATCACCCAGATCAACGAGATCGTCACGACCGTCGCCGCCACGGTGGAGGAACAGACCGCCGCCACCCAGGAGATCACCCGCAACGTGCAGGAGGTGGCCATCGGCGCCCGACGGGTCACCGGTTCCATCGGGCAGGTGACGCAATCCTCGGCGGAAACCGGTGGAATCGCGCAGGAGGTGCTGTCCGCCGCCGGCCTGCTGCACCGTCAGGCGGACGAGCTGAACCGGGGTGTCGACGATTTCCTCAGCCGCATCCGCTCGGCCGGCTGA
- a CDS encoding ABC transporter permease produces the protein MAEAAILDVEWLSETIGGGIARGSEWLVATILDHGQPALSAIAGVVDGLGGALDDLLLGVPPWLLALVLAAIALWRVGRGFALFTLLAFGGIFVMGLWEPTISTLGLVLASTALSLIGGVPLGIWMARSRIADGVGKTLLDLMQTMPAFVYLIPAVMFFGLGRVPGIIATVVFAMPPAVRLTALGIRQVPEELVEAGRAFGCRGHQLLFKVQLPNALPSIMAGVNQTMMMALSMIVVASMIGAGGLGNVVLQGIQRLDIGLGVQSGLSVVLLAVVLDRITQSFGRGFGRGVRRRGAAGTAERRWWRR, from the coding sequence ATGGCTGAGGCGGCGATCCTCGACGTGGAGTGGCTGAGCGAGACCATCGGCGGCGGCATCGCCCGCGGGTCGGAATGGCTTGTGGCGACGATTCTCGACCATGGTCAGCCCGCGCTGAGCGCCATCGCCGGGGTGGTCGACGGGCTGGGCGGCGCACTGGACGACCTGCTGCTGGGCGTACCGCCCTGGCTGCTGGCGCTGGTGCTGGCCGCAATCGCCCTGTGGCGGGTGGGGCGGGGCTTCGCCCTGTTCACCCTGCTGGCGTTCGGCGGCATCTTCGTGATGGGCCTGTGGGAGCCGACGATCTCGACCCTTGGCCTCGTGCTCGCCTCCACCGCGCTCAGCCTGATCGGCGGGGTGCCGCTGGGCATCTGGATGGCGCGCAGCAGGATCGCCGACGGGGTGGGCAAGACGCTGCTCGACCTGATGCAGACGATGCCGGCCTTCGTCTATCTGATCCCGGCGGTGATGTTCTTCGGGCTGGGGCGGGTGCCGGGCATCATCGCGACGGTGGTGTTCGCCATGCCGCCGGCGGTGCGGCTGACCGCGCTCGGCATCCGGCAGGTCCCGGAGGAGCTGGTTGAGGCCGGCCGCGCTTTCGGCTGCCGCGGCCACCAGCTGCTGTTCAAGGTCCAGCTGCCCAATGCCCTGCCGTCGATCATGGCCGGGGTGAACCAGACCATGATGATGGCGCTGTCGATGATCGTCGTCGCCTCGATGATCGGCGCCGGCGGGCTGGGCAACGTGGTGCTTCAGGGCATCCAGCGCCTCGACATCGGCCTCGGCGTGCAGAGCGGGCTGAGCGTCGTGCTGCTCGCCGTCGTGCTCGACCGCATCACCCAGAGCTTCGGCCGGGGTTTCGGGCGGGGTGTTCGCCGCCGGGGCGCCGCCGGAACGGCCGAGCGGCGCTGGTGGCGGCGGTGA
- a CDS encoding quaternary amine ABC transporter ATP-binding protein codes for MNLPTSTGSSSTWTGEVRLTVRGLRKVFADDPRPALEMLRRGATKAEVLRTLNVNVGVAEASFDIRAGEIFVIMGLSGSGKSTIVRLLNRLIEPSEGEIRLDGRDLTRLSYGELVEVLRRDMSMVFQSFALLPNRTALENAVFGLEVAGVAGGQRRKAAMAALERVGLGAYADRYPDELSGGMQQRVGLARALAKNPTIMLMDEAFSALDPLIRTDMQDELLRLQREDSRTIVFISHDAEEAMRLADRIAVMEDGRIAQIGTPAEILRAPADDYVRAFFRGVDSTRVLRARDLARPPTPADAMGDGEGTRFRYRTDAAGHFRGVLAGDCSSALFGLEPVAADTPLHALFGRVAAAPCPLPVVEADGRFVGVISRAALLAALDRGEGAGRGEVRHG; via the coding sequence ATGAACCTGCCCACATCCACCGGCTCGTCTTCGACGTGGACTGGAGAGGTGCGCCTGACGGTTCGCGGCCTGCGCAAGGTCTTCGCCGACGACCCGCGTCCGGCGCTGGAGATGCTGCGCCGCGGCGCGACGAAGGCGGAGGTGCTGCGGACGCTGAACGTCAATGTCGGCGTGGCGGAGGCCAGCTTCGACATCCGGGCCGGCGAGATCTTCGTCATCATGGGCCTGTCCGGGTCCGGCAAATCGACCATCGTCCGTCTGCTGAACCGGTTGATCGAGCCGTCTGAGGGGGAGATCCGGCTGGACGGCCGTGACCTGACCCGCCTGTCCTACGGCGAACTGGTCGAGGTGCTGCGGCGGGACATGAGCATGGTCTTCCAGTCCTTCGCCCTGCTGCCCAACCGCACCGCCCTGGAGAATGCCGTCTTCGGGCTGGAGGTCGCCGGGGTCGCGGGCGGGCAGCGGCGCAAGGCGGCCATGGCGGCGCTGGAGCGGGTGGGGCTGGGCGCCTATGCCGACCGCTATCCGGATGAACTGTCGGGCGGCATGCAGCAGCGGGTCGGGCTTGCCCGCGCGCTCGCCAAGAATCCGACGATCATGCTGATGGATGAAGCCTTCTCCGCGCTCGATCCGCTGATCCGCACCGATATGCAGGACGAGCTTCTGCGGCTTCAGCGCGAGGATTCCCGGACCATCGTCTTCATTTCCCACGATGCGGAGGAGGCGATGCGGCTGGCCGACCGCATCGCGGTGATGGAGGACGGGCGCATCGCCCAGATCGGCACGCCCGCCGAGATCCTGCGGGCGCCGGCCGACGATTATGTCCGCGCCTTCTTCCGCGGCGTCGATTCCACCCGCGTTCTGCGCGCCCGCGACCTCGCCCGCCCGCCGACACCGGCAGACGCCATGGGGGACGGGGAGGGGACGCGTTTCCGTTACCGCACCGATGCCGCCGGCCATTTCCGCGGCGTTCTGGCCGGCGACTGCAGTTCGGCGCTGTTCGGGCTGGAACCCGTGGCCGCTGACACCCCGTTGCACGCGCTGTTCGGCCGGGTCGCCGCGGCGCCCTGCCCGCTGCCGGTGGTGGAGGCGGACGGTCGCTTTGTCGGCGTCATCTCCCGCGCAGCGCTGCTGGCGGCGCTGGACCGGGGCGAGGGTGCCGGCCGCGGCGAGGTGCGTCATGGCTGA
- a CDS encoding choline ABC transporter substrate-binding protein — MSGWMALAKGIAGVGVATAVVLGAGGALAADPASCKAVRFGDVGWTDIAATTALASVTLDALGYKPITTMSSVPLVYTGLKTKSLDVFLGNWMPTMEPFLKPVLEDGSVEVTRVNLEGAKYTLAVPKYAADAGLKTFADIAKFKDKLGGKIYGIEAGNDGNLIIDKMLKADAFGLKDFKLVESSEAGMLAEVKRAARNKGWVVFLGWEPHPMNKSFELTYLEGGDDWFGPDLGGATVATNVRKGYAAECPNVGKLLSNLSFTLDMENAVMGDIMNGNKKPDAAAKAWLKKNPEVLKGWLDGVTTIDGKDGLAAVQAKLGVAVKS, encoded by the coding sequence ATGAGCGGATGGATGGCCCTGGCCAAGGGGATCGCGGGCGTCGGCGTCGCGACGGCGGTGGTGCTGGGTGCCGGCGGGGCTCTGGCCGCCGACCCGGCCTCCTGCAAGGCGGTGCGTTTCGGCGACGTCGGCTGGACCGACATCGCGGCGACGACCGCGCTCGCCTCCGTCACGCTGGACGCGCTGGGCTACAAGCCGATCACCACCATGTCGTCGGTGCCGCTGGTCTATACCGGGCTGAAGACCAAGTCGCTGGACGTCTTCCTCGGCAACTGGATGCCGACGATGGAGCCCTTCCTGAAGCCGGTGCTTGAAGACGGCTCGGTCGAGGTGACGCGGGTCAATCTGGAAGGCGCGAAGTACACGCTGGCCGTCCCGAAATACGCCGCCGACGCCGGGCTGAAGACCTTCGCCGACATCGCAAAGTTCAAGGACAAGCTTGGCGGCAAGATCTACGGCATCGAGGCCGGCAACGACGGCAACCTGATCATCGACAAGATGCTGAAGGCCGACGCCTTCGGCCTGAAGGACTTCAAGCTGGTGGAATCCAGTGAGGCCGGCATGCTGGCCGAGGTGAAGCGGGCGGCCCGCAACAAGGGCTGGGTCGTGTTCCTGGGCTGGGAACCGCATCCCATGAACAAGAGCTTCGAGCTGACCTATCTGGAGGGCGGCGACGACTGGTTCGGCCCCGACCTGGGCGGCGCCACCGTCGCCACCAATGTCCGCAAGGGCTACGCCGCCGAATGCCCGAATGTCGGCAAGCTGCTGTCCAACCTGTCCTTCACCCTGGACATGGAGAACGCGGTGATGGGCGACATCATGAACGGCAACAAGAAGCCCGATGCCGCTGCCAAGGCCTGGCTTAAGAAGAACCCCGAGGTGCTGAAGGGCTGGCTGGACGGCGTCACCACCATCGACGGCAAGGACGGTCTGGCGGCCGTGCAGGCCAAGCTGGGCGTGGCCGTGAAGTCGTGA
- a CDS encoding imelysin family protein, protein MSKRAAGLAAVAVVALMPFAAQAAAPAYKDVAKNYADIAHAAYEDATNGAKALKKAVDALVANPTEETLAKAREAWKVARVPYMQTEAFRFGNPIVDEWEGKVNAWPLDEGLIDYVDDGYAGGESNPYAKANVIANPKITAGGKTINASKITKSLLSEKLHEAGKVEANVATGYHAVEFLLWGQDLHGTGPGAGERKATDYAKGKDCTNGHCDRRAQYLTVATQMLVDDLAEMTADWAPKGKARASIAKAPEGEGIARMLTGLGSLSYGELAGERMKLGLMLHDPEEEHDCFSDNTHNSHYYDEVGMVNVYTGSYKRTDGKTVSGASLSQLVAAKSADADAAVKTAMAETMKAMQAIKDTADSGKMAYDQMIAADNEVGNKLVATAVDRLVDQKKALEGAVSTLGVSINVQGSDSLDDPSKVGK, encoded by the coding sequence ATGTCGAAGCGCGCTGCCGGCCTTGCCGCCGTAGCCGTCGTTGCCCTGATGCCGTTCGCCGCCCAGGCGGCGGCGCCGGCCTACAAGGACGTGGCGAAGAACTACGCCGACATCGCCCATGCCGCCTATGAGGACGCCACCAACGGCGCCAAGGCCCTGAAGAAGGCGGTGGACGCTCTGGTCGCCAACCCGACGGAAGAGACGCTGGCGAAGGCGCGCGAGGCCTGGAAGGTCGCCCGCGTCCCCTACATGCAGACGGAAGCCTTCCGCTTCGGCAACCCGATCGTCGACGAATGGGAAGGCAAGGTGAATGCCTGGCCGCTGGACGAGGGCCTGATCGACTATGTCGACGACGGCTATGCCGGCGGAGAGAGCAACCCCTACGCCAAGGCCAATGTCATCGCCAACCCGAAGATCACGGCCGGCGGCAAGACGATCAACGCGTCGAAGATCACCAAGAGCCTGCTGAGCGAGAAGCTGCACGAGGCCGGCAAGGTCGAGGCGAACGTCGCCACCGGCTATCACGCCGTCGAATTCCTGCTGTGGGGCCAGGATCTGCATGGCACCGGCCCCGGTGCCGGCGAGCGCAAGGCCACCGACTATGCCAAGGGCAAGGATTGCACCAACGGCCATTGCGACCGCCGCGCCCAGTATCTGACCGTCGCCACCCAGATGCTGGTCGACGACCTCGCCGAGATGACCGCCGACTGGGCGCCGAAGGGCAAGGCCCGCGCCTCCATCGCCAAGGCCCCGGAAGGTGAGGGCATCGCCCGCATGCTGACCGGCCTGGGTTCGCTGAGCTACGGCGAGTTGGCGGGCGAGCGCATGAAGCTCGGCCTGATGCTGCACGATCCGGAGGAGGAGCATGACTGCTTCTCCGACAACACCCACAACTCGCACTATTACGACGAAGTCGGCATGGTGAACGTCTACACCGGCAGCTACAAGCGCACCGACGGCAAGACCGTGTCGGGCGCCTCGCTGTCGCAGCTGGTCGCCGCCAAGTCCGCCGATGCCGACGCCGCGGTGAAGACCGCCATGGCCGAGACCATGAAGGCGATGCAGGCGATCAAGGACACCGCCGACAGCGGCAAGATGGCCTACGACCAGATGATTGCCGCCGACAACGAGGTGGGCAACAAGCTGGTGGCCACCGCCGTCGACCGTCTTGTCGACCAGAAGAAGGCGCTGGAAGGCGCCGTCAGCACCCTGGGCGTCTCCATCAACGTCCAGGGGTCCGACAGCCTCGACGATCCGTCGAAGGTCGGCAAGTAA
- a CDS encoding trans-sulfuration enzyme family protein gives MTDRPHRPETIAAGALGFEDAASGAVIPPIHPSTTYIRDPDNGYDRGRVYARADNPTFDIPARTITELEKGADTLLFASGMAAATAVFQALDPGDHVIVPDVMYWAFRNWVHGPATRWGLRVEGVDSSDTDAVRAALRPGETRLVWLETPANPLWTVTDIAAVAELAHEAGAWLAVDSTVATPVLTRPLELGADIVMHSATKYLNGHSDVVAGTLTAARKDEFWSRIKAVQTQQGGILGSFEAWLLQRGLRTLFARVRWQCAAAMTLAERLSAHPQVAEVLYPGLPGFRGHGIASRQMTGGFGGMLSIRVKGGTQAAIDTAAHVGVWRRATSLGGVESLIEHRASIEGPTSPVPGDLLRLSVGLESPDDLFEDLGQALNRASRQG, from the coding sequence ATGACCGACCGCCCCCACCGTCCCGAAACCATTGCCGCCGGCGCCCTGGGATTCGAGGACGCCGCCAGCGGCGCGGTCATTCCGCCGATCCATCCCTCCACCACCTACATCCGCGACCCCGACAACGGCTATGACCGCGGCCGGGTCTATGCCCGTGCCGACAACCCGACATTCGACATTCCGGCGCGGACCATCACCGAACTGGAAAAGGGCGCGGACACGCTGCTGTTCGCCTCCGGCATGGCGGCGGCGACGGCGGTGTTCCAGGCGCTCGATCCCGGCGACCATGTGATCGTTCCCGACGTGATGTACTGGGCCTTCCGCAACTGGGTGCATGGTCCGGCGACCCGCTGGGGCCTGCGGGTGGAGGGGGTGGACAGCAGCGACACCGATGCGGTCCGGGCCGCGCTGCGCCCCGGCGAGACGCGGCTGGTCTGGCTGGAGACGCCGGCCAACCCGCTCTGGACCGTCACCGACATCGCCGCGGTGGCCGAACTCGCGCATGAGGCCGGGGCCTGGCTCGCCGTGGACAGCACGGTGGCGACCCCGGTGCTGACCCGTCCGCTGGAACTGGGCGCCGACATCGTCATGCATTCGGCGACCAAATACCTGAACGGCCATTCGGACGTCGTCGCCGGCACCCTGACCGCCGCCCGCAAGGACGAGTTCTGGAGCCGCATCAAGGCGGTGCAGACCCAGCAGGGCGGCATCCTCGGCAGCTTCGAGGCGTGGCTTCTCCAGCGCGGGCTGCGCACCCTGTTCGCCCGCGTCCGCTGGCAGTGCGCCGCCGCCATGACCCTGGCGGAGCGGCTGTCCGCCCATCCGCAGGTGGCGGAGGTGCTTTATCCCGGCCTGCCCGGTTTCCGCGGCCACGGCATCGCCTCGCGGCAGATGACCGGCGGCTTCGGCGGCATGCTGTCGATCCGGGTGAAGGGCGGAACCCAGGCCGCCATCGACACCGCCGCCCATGTCGGCGTCTGGCGCCGCGCCACGTCGCTGGGCGGGGTGGAAAGCCTGATCGAACACCGCGCCAGCATCGAAGGCCCGACCTCCCCGGTTCCCGGCGACCTGCTGCGCCTGTCGGTCGGCCTTGAGTCGCCCGACGACCTGTTCGAAGATCTGGGCCAGGCACTCAATCGGGCTAGCCGCCAGGGCTGA
- a CDS encoding AbrB family transcriptional regulator: MAGAGDRTGAGRPRGWAGKLAQWAGLLALSGAATLGLAWIGLPAAWLIGPMIGAIAFGVGGASIRVPPSGFTMAQAIIGCLVAHAVTSSILLSIARNWPLMLGTVGLTVMVSGIVGWLFVRYGSLPGTTAAWGVSPGAASAMVAMAGQHGADARLVAVMQYLRVVLVVLSASLVTHALTAGPQGPVPAAAPVETLDPAGLAATLLVALVGGWIGHRFRIPSGALLVPMVLGALVQTGAGISLQLPHMLLTVTYTVIGWSIGLRFTREVLGHAFRAVPQMLLSTALMIALCSLSAWMLVTLLPTDPLTAFLATSPGGLDSVVVIALGTGVDLPLVLALQTLRLFVVVLCGPPLARLIARYA, from the coding sequence GTGGCGGGTGCGGGGGATCGGACGGGAGCCGGCCGGCCGAGGGGCTGGGCCGGCAAGCTGGCGCAATGGGCGGGTCTGCTGGCGCTGTCGGGGGCAGCCACTCTGGGGCTGGCTTGGATCGGGCTGCCGGCCGCCTGGCTGATCGGGCCGATGATCGGAGCCATCGCCTTCGGCGTCGGCGGGGCCTCCATCCGGGTGCCGCCGTCCGGCTTCACCATGGCCCAGGCGATCATCGGCTGTCTCGTCGCCCATGCCGTCACCTCGTCGATCCTGCTGTCCATCGCCCGTAACTGGCCGCTGATGCTGGGAACGGTCGGGTTGACGGTGATGGTCAGCGGCATCGTCGGCTGGCTCTTCGTCCGCTACGGCAGCCTGCCCGGCACCACCGCCGCCTGGGGCGTGTCGCCGGGAGCCGCCTCGGCCATGGTCGCGATGGCGGGCCAGCATGGCGCAGACGCCCGGCTGGTCGCGGTGATGCAGTATCTGCGGGTGGTTCTGGTGGTGCTCAGCGCCTCCCTGGTCACCCATGCGCTGACCGCCGGTCCGCAAGGCCCGGTGCCGGCCGCCGCTCCGGTCGAGACCCTGGATCCGGCCGGATTGGCGGCGACCCTGCTGGTCGCCCTGGTCGGCGGCTGGATCGGGCACCGGTTCCGCATCCCGTCGGGCGCCCTGCTGGTCCCGATGGTGCTGGGGGCGCTGGTCCAGACCGGTGCCGGGATATCGCTGCAACTGCCGCACATGCTGCTGACCGTCACCTATACCGTGATCGGCTGGAGCATCGGGTTGCGCTTCACCCGCGAGGTGCTGGGCCACGCGTTCCGTGCGGTGCCGCAGATGCTGCTGTCCACTGCGCTGATGATCGCGCTGTGCAGCCTGTCGGCCTGGATGCTGGTCACGCTGCTGCCGACCGACCCGCTGACCGCCTTCCTCGCCACCAGTCCGGGCGGCCTCGACTCCGTGGTGGTGATCGCGCTCGGCACCGGGGTGGATCTGCCGCTGGTCCTGGCGCTGCAGACCTTGCGGCTGTTCGTGGTGGTTCTGTGCGGACCGCCGCTGGCCCGCCTGATCGCCCGCTACGCCTGA
- the betI gene encoding transcriptional regulator BetI, translated as MPKVGMEPIRRRQLIDATITSMGEHGLVDTTVQTISRGAGVSPGIIHHYFGGKDELLAATMRSMLQQLRDDATQRLATADSPRARLEAIVDCNFAPGQFEPRVVAAWLGFWAQAPHNPALARLQRINARRLHSNLLHALRALLPAERAERVAFGLAAMIDGLWLRFALTGAIDGSAARAVALGYLDSELNA; from the coding sequence ATGCCCAAAGTCGGAATGGAACCGATCCGCCGCCGTCAGTTGATCGACGCGACCATCACCTCGATGGGCGAGCATGGACTGGTCGACACCACGGTTCAGACGATCAGCCGCGGGGCCGGCGTGTCGCCCGGCATCATCCATCACTATTTCGGCGGCAAGGACGAATTGCTGGCCGCCACCATGCGCAGCATGCTGCAACAGCTGCGCGACGACGCGACCCAGCGGCTGGCGACCGCCGACTCGCCGCGTGCGCGGCTGGAGGCCATCGTCGACTGCAACTTCGCCCCCGGCCAGTTCGAGCCGCGGGTGGTCGCGGCATGGCTGGGCTTCTGGGCGCAGGCGCCGCACAATCCGGCGCTGGCGCGGCTGCAGCGCATCAACGCCCGCCGCCTGCATTCCAACCTGCTGCACGCCCTGCGCGCCCTGCTGCCGGCCGAACGGGCGGAGCGGGTGGCCTTCGGGCTGGCGGCGATGATCGACGGGCTGTGGCTGCGCTTCGCCCTGACCGGCGCCATCGACGGCAGCGCCGCGCGGGCGGTGGCGCTGGGCTACCTCGATTCCGAACTGAACGCCTGA
- a CDS encoding NTP transferase domain-containing protein, protein MFFGPLPLSDAEGAILAHSLRLGALAFKKGRRLSAGDVAALREAGIGEVIAAKLSDADIAEDTAATRIAAAVAGGAVQIAAAFTGRVNLFAESRGLLRLDPARIDAINAIDESVTIATLPDFAPVEPGQMLATVKIIPFAAPAAAVEQAERLAADGTPPLAVMPYRPLSVALIQTKLPGVKDSVLDKTVGVTRERVEALGGTLVHEARCAHDEGALAELIAAMPAADLLLIAGASAITDRRDVLPAAIERAGGVVEHFGMPVDPGNLLLLARRGDRPVLGLPGCARSPKLNGFDWVLQRIAAGVPPGRAEVMRMGVGGLLAEIPTRPLPRAGVAAETPRAPRVTALVLAAGRSSRMGPTNKLLAEVNGAPLVARAVDAALASQAANVIVVTGHQGESVAQALADRPVTFVHNPAFAEGLSSSLRAGLAAVPGESDAVVVCLGDMPRVASAVIDRLIAAYSPLEGRAICVPTTHGKQGNPVLWDRAFFTEMAALTGDAGAKRLIGQHADRLCEVPVEDAGILYDVDTPDLLARFTETAG, encoded by the coding sequence ATGTTTTTCGGCCCGCTTCCCCTGTCCGACGCAGAGGGCGCAATCCTCGCCCATTCGCTCCGCCTGGGGGCGCTTGCGTTCAAGAAGGGCCGGCGGCTGTCGGCCGGTGACGTGGCGGCTCTGCGGGAGGCGGGCATCGGCGAGGTGATCGCGGCCAAGCTGTCTGATGCCGACATCGCGGAGGATACCGCCGCGACCCGCATCGCCGCCGCGGTGGCGGGCGGCGCCGTGCAGATCGCCGCCGCCTTCACTGGCCGCGTCAACCTGTTCGCCGAGTCGCGCGGGCTGCTCCGCCTCGACCCGGCGCGTATCGACGCGATCAACGCGATAGACGAGAGCGTCACCATCGCCACCCTGCCGGATTTCGCCCCGGTCGAACCGGGCCAGATGCTGGCGACCGTCAAGATCATCCCCTTCGCCGCCCCCGCCGCCGCAGTGGAACAGGCGGAGCGTCTGGCGGCCGACGGAACGCCGCCGCTGGCCGTCATGCCCTACCGCCCGCTGTCGGTGGCGCTGATCCAGACCAAGCTGCCGGGGGTTAAGGACAGCGTCCTCGACAAGACGGTGGGGGTGACGCGGGAGCGGGTGGAGGCTCTCGGCGGCACGCTGGTCCATGAAGCGCGCTGCGCCCATGATGAAGGCGCACTGGCGGAGCTGATCGCCGCGATGCCGGCCGCTGACCTGTTGCTGATCGCCGGCGCTTCCGCCATCACCGACCGGCGCGACGTGCTGCCCGCGGCCATCGAGCGGGCCGGGGGCGTGGTGGAGCATTTCGGCATGCCGGTGGACCCCGGCAACCTGCTGCTGCTGGCCCGGCGCGGGGACAGGCCGGTTCTGGGCCTGCCGGGCTGCGCGCGCTCGCCCAAGCTGAACGGCTTCGACTGGGTGCTGCAGCGCATCGCTGCGGGTGTGCCGCCGGGCAGGGCGGAGGTGATGCGGATGGGCGTCGGCGGGCTGCTGGCGGAGATTCCGACGCGCCCCCTGCCGCGGGCCGGTGTGGCCGCGGAGACGCCGCGGGCGCCGCGCGTCACCGCGCTGGTGCTGGCGGCCGGACGCTCCAGCCGGATGGGACCGACCAACAAGCTGCTGGCGGAGGTGAACGGCGCGCCGCTGGTCGCCCGCGCGGTCGATGCCGCCCTGGCCTCCCAAGCCGCCAACGTCATCGTCGTCACCGGCCACCAGGGGGAAAGCGTGGCGCAGGCGCTGGCCGACCGCCCGGTGACCTTCGTCCACAATCCCGCCTTCGCCGAGGGGCTGAGCAGTTCGCTGCGCGCCGGGCTGGCGGCGGTTCCCGGCGAATCGGACGCGGTGGTGGTGTGCCTGGGCGACATGCCGCGGGTGGCGTCCGCCGTGATCGACCGGCTGATCGCCGCCTACAGCCCGCTGGAAGGCCGCGCCATCTGCGTGCCGACCACCCATGGCAAGCAGGGCAACCCCGTGCTGTGGGACCGCGCCTTCTTCACCGAAATGGCGGCGCTGACCGGCGATGCCGGGGCGAAGCGGCTGATCGGCCAGCATGCCGACCGGCTTTGCGAGGTGCCGGTGGAGGATGCCGGCATCCTCTATGACGTCGACACCCCCGACCTGCTGGCCCGCTTTACCGAAACCGCCGGCTAG